One window of the Archangium primigenium genome contains the following:
- a CDS encoding MATE family efflux transporter — MKHARGVVPWHREEANPFGALHFMSQTLSPEIFTPASSPSLDAPSGWWSTLREALRGTTRDLTAGSVNRALLLLSIPMVLEMVMESVFAVVDVFFVSRLGAASVATVGLTESMLSFLQTLPMGLSIGATALVARRIGEKNPERAASAAVQSLWLGLFLSVPVAVLGALFAPQLLSALGASPEVVAHGTPYARVMLGSTVIIMLLFLISAILRGAGDAATSMRALWVANALNLVLAPLLIFGMGPLEGMGVLGAAVATTLSRGVGVLYQLRALARGRGRLVIARRHLGMEPRTLLSLLRLSGSALLQALLTMGNWLVLMRIIAQFGSAALAGYTIAMRIILLAQQPSWGLSHAAGTLVGQSLGAGDSDRAERVAWRASFHTLFFLCAVALGFLVFAEPLVHAFTTEAEVVFQATRCLRIVSVGLLFYAFGTVLPHAFNGAGDTTTPTLINLVSIWLLQIPLAWVLSGPLGLGALGAFLAITIGYCVLGILCAVLFRRGRWKLGRI, encoded by the coding sequence CCTGGCATCGCGAAGAAGCCAACCCCTTCGGCGCGCTTCATTTCATGTCCCAGACGCTTTCTCCTGAAATCTTCACGCCTGCTTCCTCCCCCTCCCTCGACGCTCCCTCTGGTTGGTGGTCCACGCTGCGCGAGGCGCTGCGGGGCACGACCCGGGACCTGACCGCCGGTTCCGTCAACCGCGCGCTGCTGCTCTTGTCCATCCCCATGGTGTTGGAGATGGTGATGGAGTCCGTCTTCGCCGTGGTGGACGTCTTCTTCGTCTCCCGGCTGGGCGCGGCCTCGGTGGCCACGGTGGGCCTCACCGAGTCCATGCTGTCCTTCCTGCAGACCTTGCCCATGGGCCTGTCCATCGGCGCCACGGCGCTGGTGGCCCGACGCATCGGGGAGAAGAACCCCGAGCGCGCGGCGAGCGCGGCGGTGCAGTCCTTGTGGCTGGGCCTGTTCCTGTCCGTGCCGGTGGCGGTGCTGGGCGCCCTCTTCGCGCCCCAATTGCTCTCGGCCCTGGGCGCCTCGCCCGAGGTGGTGGCCCACGGCACGCCCTACGCCCGGGTGATGCTCGGCAGCACGGTCATCATCATGCTGCTCTTCCTCATCAGCGCCATCCTGCGCGGCGCGGGGGACGCGGCCACGTCCATGCGCGCGCTCTGGGTGGCCAATGCCCTCAACCTGGTGCTCGCCCCGCTGCTCATCTTCGGCATGGGGCCGCTCGAGGGCATGGGCGTCCTGGGCGCCGCGGTGGCCACCACGCTCAGCCGCGGCGTGGGCGTGCTCTACCAGCTCCGGGCCCTGGCCCGGGGCCGGGGCCGGCTCGTCATCGCCCGGCGGCACCTGGGCATGGAGCCGCGCACGCTCCTGTCGCTCCTGCGGCTGTCCGGCAGCGCCCTGCTCCAGGCCCTGCTCACCATGGGCAACTGGCTGGTCCTCATGCGCATCATCGCCCAGTTCGGCAGCGCGGCGCTCGCCGGCTACACCATCGCCATGCGCATCATCCTGCTCGCGCAGCAGCCCTCCTGGGGCCTGAGCCACGCGGCGGGCACGCTCGTGGGCCAGAGCCTGGGGGCCGGCGACAGCGACCGGGCCGAGCGCGTCGCCTGGCGCGCCAGCTTCCACACCCTCTTCTTCCTGTGCGCGGTGGCCCTGGGCTTCCTCGTGTTCGCCGAGCCCCTGGTGCACGCCTTCACCACCGAGGCCGAGGTCGTCTTCCAGGCCACGCGCTGCCTGCGCATCGTGAGCGTGGGCCTGCTCTTCTACGCCTTCGGGACCGTGCTGCCCCATGCCTTCAACGGCGCCGGGGACACCACCACGCCCACCCTCATCAACCTGGTGTCCATCTGGCTGCTCCAGATTCCCCTGGCCTGGGTGCTCTCGGGCCCCCTGGGCCTCGGGGCCCTGGGCGCCTTCCTGGCCATCACCATCGGCTACTGCGTGCTCGGCATCCTGTGCGCCGTGCTCTTCCGGCGCGGGCGGTGGAAGCTCGGTCGGATCTGA